The genomic region GACAAGAACATGCCCGGTGTCGTGATGGGCATGGCTAGACATAACAGGCCTTCGATCATGATCTATGGTGGATCGATCAACCCTGGATTCTCGCCACTCCTTCAAAAGCCCATAAACATTGCTACAGTCCTAGAAGCACATGGAGCCTACATCTACGATACGCTTAAGAACCCGCACGATCCAAGCTCGACGAAGGATGAAATTCTAACAGATCTCGAAAAGCATTCGTGCCCCACGCAAGGAGCCTGCGGCGGCATGTTCACAGCCAACACCATGGCCACCATGATAGAGACAATGGGTCTCTCTCTGCCCGGCTCCTCTTCGACTCCTGCCTCATCTCCCGAAAAGATGCGAGAATGCAAAAAGGCCGCCGAAGCGATCAAAATTTGCATGGAGAAGAATATCAGGCCTCGTGATTGCATGACCAAGAAGGCATTTGAGAACGCCATGGTCATGATGATGGCTCTCGGCGGCTCTACGAACGGTGTCCTACATCTTCTCGCGATGGCAGGCACAGCAGAAGTAGAACTCACCCTCGACGACTTCCAGCGCATCTCAGACAAGATCCCCTTCATCGCAGATATTGCACCAAGTGGGAAGTACCTCATGGTCGACCTCTACGAAATTGGCGGAATCCCATCAGTTCAGAAACTCCTCATCGCCGCAGGCCTTCTCGACGGATCCTGCATCACCATCACAGGCAAGACTCTCGCCGAAAACGTCGAATCCTGGCCTTCCCTCAAGCAGGGTCAAGACATGATCCGCAGTCTCGACAACCCCATCAAACCGACCGGCCACCTTGAAATCCTCTACGGAAACCTCGCCCCCAACGGTGCCGTTGCGAAAATCACAGGTAAGGAAGGTATGAAATTCGTTGGCAAAGCCCGCGTCTTCGAGAAAGAACACGAACTCGACGACGCCCTTAACAAAGGTCTCATCCCCCGTACTGAAAACCTCGTCGTCGTCGTACGCTACGAAGGCCCCAAAGGCGGACCAGGCATGCCAGAACAGCTCAAAGCTTCCGCAGCCATTATGGGCGCGGGTCTCAAGAACATCTCACTCATTACGGATGGGAGGTACTCTGGTGCTAGTCATGGTTTCATCGTGGGACATATTAGTCCTGAGGCGGCGGTGGGTGGGCCTATTGCTGTGGTGAGGGATGGGGATGTTATTACGATTGATGCGGATAAAAATAGGATCGATTTCGATGTGAGTGAAGAGGAGTTGCAGAGGAGGCTGGACGAGTGGAAGCCGCCCAGGGCGCCGGTGACGAGGGGTGTGTTGGCGAAGTATGCGAGGTTGGTGGGTGATGCTAGTCAAGGGGCCATGACGGATTTGTGGTAGATAGGTCTTGTGCTCTGTGAAGTGGCTGGGCGCTGAGACATGTACAAATAGAGTCACTTCTATGCTGCTGTTGACGTTGACCCTCCTTCCTGCATCTTTGCCTGGCATAAGCACTTCCTTCACATCACATCACATCACCTCCACTTCCCACTCCCAAACCCTTGTCCACGACCTCCATACCCATGCCCATACCACCACGGCCCACTCCGATACGAATCATAAAAGAACGGCGCCAAATCACTCCTCCCTGCCAGATCCGCCAATCCATATCGTCGCGACGTATCCGGCAGTCTCGCCCGGATCGCAGCACGTTCCCTTTCGCGGTAGTGCCGACAATCTCGACACTCGTGCGGCCGCATCACGTCGCGATTGTGACGGCAGTTACCGCTGTAGTTGAAGGGCACGTAGCGGATGTCTGGATCGTAGAAGGTTCTGCGCTCGTTGATGCGTAGGAGCTGGTCGTAGATGCAGGAGCATTCGCGGCCTTGGACGTGGCGGGTGTGGCCGCAGGTGTAGTGGTAGGTTGTTAGGGGCATGGGGGTTGTGTTGTGTGGTTTATGTTTTCTGTTGTTGCTGAGCTTGGTCTAGAGTCGATGTGCTTGAGGTGAATGGTTGGGTGCAGTGTTGAGCTGTATCGTCCGATGGTGCTGCGCTGGACGATTGAACCGATGTTGAGATAGCATTAGCAGTGGTTTGATGCAATGCTGATATGTCGATCGTGTACAAAGACAACCGCTTGCTGCTGGTCGCCGCGTTGTCCTGAGGCTTTGATGGTGCTGAGACTGCCAGCAGAACGTCGACAAAGCGACTGCTGCCTCTCCCCTGTGGACCTACTGTTTGCATAGTGAAAACGTCTCTCCACATGGCTTGTTGCACCAAGCGTGGCAATTGGTCAATGCAGCTGGCAGTCTATGTCAAGAAAGGCTGTGAATGGCTCAAAGAAGCCAATACGAACCATCCTGTTTGGTTGTGAAGGAGATAGCGTGATAGGGCGCGTCCTCGGAGTTGTGCCAGGTTTCGTGAAAGAGTGACAATGCCACAAGGAGGGAATGCGCAGTCTGAATACAAACACCCGAGCCGCATCCGTGACAGTGGCTTGCCACAGCTACTGTACTAGTTGAGGTCGCCGATCCAAGAAAGAGGTGCTCGAAGCTGCAGCACGAATGTAGACCGTGAAGCTGTCCAGAGGGACGGTAAGAGACGCGAGTCGAGTTCCATGAGAGCGCTGCTTCGCAGATCATAGACTTATCTCTGATCACGCCGATTGACTCGTGAAAACTACTTCTCTTTGCTGTGATAGTCCCTTGTAGATTGGCTCCAGATGTCAAGTAGCACGACGACGAAAGCACCAAATATGCTGCGAGCTTAAGCATTGTTCAACCAGGTCGTGGACAGTAGTGTGCTCCAGGTCCGCGGAACTACTGGCCAGGAACGACCAACTATGTGCTGATGCTGGAAGCCAGGCCAGATCCAGCCCACCATCTGACAGCGAGACAAGATGGGTGCCAGGAGGACGCGGGTAAGTTATGATTGGATAATGTGCTCTATTCTACGCCACATCAATCGTTCGTGGTCGTCTAGAGGCTGCACCACGCCGAGAGACAGAGCGGATAGTATGCGCATTTGCCGAGAGACAACAAGGCATACCCTGcagagatcaagagcatgGGTGCAGTGGTCATTGTACCACAGGACGGGCAGATCATGGGTCTACTGGTCGTTGCAGTTGAAGGGGAGATTCTGCACTCGCATCGTACCGAAGTAAAGACGCGATACTCGCTATGGATCGCCTGTCTTGGCCATTTTCGCAGGTGGGTTGTTTGAGGTTGAAGATTCTTAAGCACAGCATATATCGACGTAATTCGGATTACGGTTGCTCGAGAAGCCACCCTCCCAGGCCTGCTGACCTCGGTATGGACGTTGCGCGGACAGAGGCATCTTCCGACATCCTGATGCGGATCGAGAACGACGGCCGACAATGTTTCGAGGCCTAGCCAACGGTCATGAAGTCGCTAACCAGTCAGACTCTTCCAAATGGTAGCAAACATCCCGAGCAAACTCGTAGCGCCAGCTCACGGTGCTACAAGAGGAGTTCACGGTTCAAGGCTTGGTGTCGTCCTGAACGATCTGCTCGGAACGAAAGTGATCTGACTCTGAGATGGATGTCTTGATTGATGTCGGATTATGCTTGAGGAGCGGGTAGCTGAAGTGACGTCGGGAATGCCTCGCTTCCGCTGTCAACAGCACCGACTCATTGGAAGCTATCCGTTAGTCGAGTGCCACACTGCGAGTATGACGCGCTAAGTTCTGCACCCTGCCGCTGTCACTGCCACGAACGGTAGCGTGCGTGCGAGGACAGACACCATCAACGGCACGCTTTGTGCTTGTACCCATCTGAGTGATCTGCTGGCCGTGGTCGTTCTGTCATCCCGCACATAGGCCGCGCAATAGGTAGTGCCTGGGTTGCCTTGGACTGTGTCGCTGTTGTCGTCTCGTGGTGAGGTGGCCTAGTAGGCCGATCGTTTCACGTTTGTGTTTCAACCCTCTTCAAGTCCAACGCCCTCGTCACCACCTTCGTCGCCGTATGCCTCCTCGAGGGTGGGTATCGACACGTCCCATTTCTCCACTATTTCGCCTTCCATATCGACCATTGCGGCCTCATCCTGATCTGCGAACTTGAAGGCAACGACATCCCCACTCTTGAGTCCAACGCCTTGGGGACAGTCTTTCAGCTGGCTCGTGGCGGACTTGTTGGTAGCCGATACCTTGCCTTTGCCTTTGCCGGTTGGTGCTTCCTCCGGCAGCTCTTTGTCGAGGGAGGTGAAGCCTAACTTCAAATTGTGGCGGTCCACGGCCTTGCCCAGCTTGACCTGGTCGGAGTTTTGTGGTATGTCTTGGCCATTGATGTTGCCAGATTGATGAGTCTGCTGTATGGCGTGGAGCAGTAAGGCTCGTATCTCGGACAGCTTCTGTAGCGGCTCTACTTCAAGCAGGATGGTCGTGCGCTGCTGCTTGAAGCGGAGCGTCAGTGTGTGCGGTCGTGGTGTGGCCTGCATTGTTGCCATAGTTGTGCTGTGGTCCAGTGAGCGTCAGAGCCTCGAACGTGTTAGACCAGACAAGCACCAGACAGTACCGTTAAGTGAATGAATGTTGGTGGTGCCTCGTGCCTGCTATAAGAAAACACCTCATGACGCTGGAAGACGTGCCGCGGTTACAACTAGCGTGTCTTTTTCGCGCGACATTCGGGAGCTGCCGGCGGAGCATGCAATCCTTCAATGTTCTTTCAACCGAGCTCAACGTCCGTATCACGACCACAAAATCACCAGGTCAGCATTGGTATACAGGTATGTCAAAGCATTCACCTCCCTCCCTGCCTTCACATGA from Fulvia fulva chromosome 10, complete sequence harbors:
- a CDS encoding Putative dihydroxy-acid dehydratase, mitochondrial, with amino-acid sequence MEKVNLKKQFQPRPPQEESRYLNFKHSQPGSGLNKYSSTLTREHDFPAAQAMLYAAGVPNENALKNYPQVGVASVWWEGNPCNTHLLDIGKEVKRCIETQEMLAWQYNTVGISDGITMGSEGMRFSLQTREIIADSLETVTCAQAHDACIAIPGCDKNMPGVVMGMARHNRPSIMIYGGSINPGFSPLLQKPINIATVLEAHGAYIYDTLKNPHDPSSTKDEILTDLEKHSCPTQGACGGMFTANTMATMIETMGLSLPGSSSTPASSPEKMRECKKAAEAIKICMEKNIRPRDCMTKKAFENAMVMMMALGGSTNGVLHLLAMAGTAEVELTLDDFQRISDKIPFIADIAPSGKYLMVDLYEIGGIPSVQKLLIAAGLLDGSCITITGKTLAENVESWPSLKQGQDMIRSLDNPIKPTGHLEILYGNLAPNGAVAKITGKEGMKFVGKARVFEKEHELDDALNKGLIPRTENLVVVVRYEGPKGGPGMPEQLKASAAIMGAGLKNISLITDGRYSGASHGFIVGHISPEAAVGGPIAVVRDGDVITIDADKNRIDFDVSEEELQRRLDEWKPPRAPVTRGVLAKYARLVGDASQGAMTDLW